In Gemmata obscuriglobus, a single genomic region encodes these proteins:
- a CDS encoding DUF1501 domain-containing protein has product MHTRRSFLQSSAVLALAPTVPLFVSRSLASAPADRDARVLVVVELDGGNDALNTVVPLADETYARLRPKLKHDPKRLRKLTDSIGLHPALKPLDKLLDAGRLAVLPGVGYPNPNRSHFESMARWHTASLDPEELTGYGWLGRALDPSGGSLFAVGGEVSPALRGRRSSAVAFKRLEELHLADAAARQGVGRDTSEDLLGFVRRQAVDAHTAADKLARLASTTSGPSYPQSELANRLQLTARLMKSGVGARVFYTQQSGYDTHSQQQFTHANLLSEFAEAVAAFFADLSESKLADRVALLAFSEFGRTIKENGSVGTDHGTAGACFVAAPNVKAPVAGAMPNLTDLDGGEPKMTTDFRAVYAALLRDWLGLGERLGQGIAPVSLGAW; this is encoded by the coding sequence ATGCACACCCGACGCTCGTTTTTGCAGTCGTCCGCAGTTCTTGCTCTCGCTCCTACGGTTCCGCTGTTCGTCTCGCGGTCGCTCGCATCCGCGCCCGCGGACAGGGACGCGCGCGTCCTCGTCGTGGTCGAACTCGACGGGGGGAACGACGCGTTGAACACCGTCGTCCCGCTCGCCGACGAGACCTACGCCCGCCTCCGCCCGAAGCTGAAGCACGACCCGAAACGGCTGCGAAAGCTCACCGACTCGATCGGCCTGCACCCGGCTCTCAAGCCGCTCGACAAGTTGCTCGACGCGGGGCGGCTGGCGGTGCTGCCCGGCGTGGGGTATCCGAACCCGAACCGCTCGCACTTCGAGAGCATGGCGCGGTGGCACACTGCCAGCCTCGACCCGGAGGAGCTGACGGGGTACGGGTGGCTCGGCCGGGCGCTGGACCCGAGCGGCGGGAGCCTGTTCGCGGTCGGCGGCGAGGTGTCGCCGGCGCTCCGCGGGCGGCGCAGCTCGGCGGTCGCGTTCAAGCGGCTCGAAGAGTTGCACCTCGCAGACGCGGCGGCGCGGCAGGGCGTGGGGCGGGACACGTCCGAAGACCTGCTGGGCTTCGTGCGGCGGCAGGCGGTGGACGCACACACCGCCGCCGACAAGCTCGCGCGGCTCGCGAGTACCACCAGCGGGCCGTCGTACCCGCAATCGGAACTCGCGAACCGGCTCCAACTGACGGCCCGGCTGATGAAGAGCGGCGTCGGGGCGCGGGTGTTCTACACCCAACAGAGCGGCTACGACACGCACTCGCAACAACAGTTCACGCACGCGAACCTGCTGAGCGAGTTCGCCGAGGCGGTGGCGGCGTTCTTCGCCGACCTGAGCGAATCGAAACTCGCCGACCGGGTGGCCCTGCTCGCGTTCAGCGAGTTCGGGCGGACGATCAAGGAGAACGGCTCGGTCGGGACCGACCACGGGACGGCCGGGGCGTGCTTCGTCGCCGCCCCGAACGTGAAAGCGCCCGTGGCCGGGGCCATGCCGAACCTGACCGACCTGGACGGGGGCGAGCCGAAGATGACGACCGACTTCCGCGCGGTGTACGCGGCTCTGCTCCGCGACTGGCTCGGGCTCGGGGAGAGGCTGGGACAAGGAATTGCTCCCGTCTCGCTTGGGGCGTGGTGA
- a CDS encoding helix-turn-helix domain-containing protein codes for MDELGPFCCQNPGCADVGKRGHGNLTATSRYGPNKSRRMLRCSTCKARFSERKGTPLFGTRRTPTTAVAVLAHVAEGIGTRKTARFTGVHPDTVTWCIRLTGDHATQRHDE; via the coding sequence ATGGACGAGTTGGGGCCGTTCTGTTGTCAGAACCCGGGCTGTGCCGACGTCGGGAAGCGGGGGCACGGGAATCTGACGGCGACCTCGCGGTATGGACCGAATAAGTCCCGTCGGATGCTCCGGTGCTCGACCTGCAAGGCCCGGTTCTCGGAGCGCAAGGGCACGCCCCTATTCGGGACACGGCGCACCCCGACGACGGCGGTCGCGGTCCTGGCCCACGTGGCCGAAGGGATCGGCACCCGCAAGACCGCTCGGTTCACCGGGGTGCACCCCGACACCGTCACTTGGTGCATCCGACTGACCGGCGACCACGCGACCCAACGGCACGACGAGTGA
- a CDS encoding Imm49 family immunity protein, with amino-acid sequence MCSASRSPPKYWSSTESRRNDMEGWVSLSLTAVAALAWDRGLRFRVESDYLPWSWVTGELFQAPAAS; translated from the coding sequence TTGTGCAGCGCAAGTAGGTCACCACCGAAGTATTGGTCTTCGACAGAAAGCCGGCGAAATGATATGGAAGGGTGGGTGTCGTTGTCGCTGACGGCAGTCGCAGCACTTGCATGGGACCGCGGCCTGCGGTTCCGGGTGGAGAGCGACTACCTCCCGTGGTCGTGGGTGACCGGTGAGCTGTTCCAGGCGCCCGCCGCATCGTAA
- a CDS encoding AAA family ATPase yields the protein MATAAPLFDTSVVAAAEATVTAAIGAALNGRGAHRAVVVPAPAGAGKSHLTVTAVNEARQQGLRVVVAAPTNEQAFGLVGAIAARHCAGHPDRAVTFVPASDVTLPPRVSALAGVRVAKAKDASGHELIVGTLSKLGDAFARGDLEPFDLLLVDEAYQADSAKYFAVGDLAPVHLLVGDAGQINPFATVAGPGRWRGLPEDPLQTAVGVLLRNHPHTPVYRLPITRRLDPRAASVARLFYPDLAFNAAVLPGVRELRLTRGGASHRLDAALDTAARDGWAHVELPRGAVLQADPEAVTLIADLVERLFERGPRTRCERQTVLSALAPKQVAVGVSHNDQKDHLRAALDARGLSAVTVETANKLQGLEFEVTFVWHPLSGLPEADEFHLDPGRMCVLLTRHRHACVVVGRAGDRELVDDCPPPPTAAYLGHDPDPVLDGWEVHREVFAALEPWRVSA from the coding sequence ATGGCGACCGCCGCGCCCCTGTTCGATACTTCTGTGGTCGCCGCCGCCGAGGCGACCGTGACTGCTGCGATCGGCGCCGCGCTGAACGGTCGCGGTGCCCACCGCGCGGTCGTCGTGCCCGCTCCGGCCGGTGCGGGAAAGAGCCACCTGACCGTCACGGCGGTGAACGAAGCCCGACAGCAAGGGCTGCGGGTGGTGGTCGCGGCCCCGACCAACGAGCAGGCGTTCGGGCTGGTGGGCGCGATCGCGGCGCGGCACTGCGCGGGCCACCCGGACCGGGCCGTAACGTTCGTTCCCGCCAGCGACGTCACGCTCCCGCCACGGGTGTCGGCCCTGGCTGGCGTGCGTGTGGCGAAAGCCAAGGACGCCAGCGGGCACGAGCTGATCGTGGGAACGCTCAGCAAGCTGGGCGACGCGTTCGCCCGCGGCGACCTGGAGCCGTTCGACCTGCTGCTGGTGGACGAGGCGTACCAGGCCGATTCGGCGAAGTACTTCGCGGTCGGCGATCTCGCTCCGGTCCACCTGCTCGTGGGCGACGCGGGCCAGATCAACCCGTTCGCCACGGTCGCGGGCCCGGGCCGGTGGCGCGGGCTCCCCGAAGACCCACTCCAGACGGCCGTGGGGGTTCTGTTGCGCAACCATCCGCACACGCCGGTATATCGGCTACCGATCACCCGGAGGCTCGACCCGCGAGCGGCGTCGGTGGCGCGGCTGTTCTACCCCGATTTGGCGTTTAATGCTGCGGTGCTCCCCGGTGTGCGCGAACTGCGGCTGACACGGGGCGGCGCATCGCACCGACTCGACGCGGCCCTCGACACCGCTGCGCGAGACGGATGGGCGCACGTGGAGCTACCGCGCGGGGCGGTGCTTCAGGCGGACCCGGAAGCCGTCACCCTGATTGCGGACCTTGTGGAGCGCCTGTTCGAGCGCGGCCCGCGGACCCGGTGCGAACGGCAGACGGTTCTAAGTGCCCTCGCGCCGAAGCAGGTTGCGGTCGGGGTCAGTCACAACGACCAGAAGGACCACCTGCGCGCCGCGCTGGACGCACGCGGGCTCTCCGCGGTGACCGTCGAGACCGCGAACAAGTTGCAAGGGCTGGAGTTCGAGGTCACGTTCGTCTGGCACCCACTGTCCGGGTTACCCGAGGCGGACGAGTTCCACCTGGACCCGGGGCGGATGTGCGTGCTGCTGACCCGGCACCGGCACGCGTGCGTGGTGGTCGGCCGGGCGGGCGACCGCGAGCTGGTGGACGATTGCCCGCCGCCCCCGACCGCCGCGTACCTGGGGCACGACCCGGACCCGGTCCTCGACGGCTGGGAGGTTCACCGCGAGGTGTTCGCGGCGCTCGAGCCGTGGCGTGTGAGTGCATAG
- a CDS encoding GmrSD restriction endonuclease domain-containing protein, with amino-acid sequence MPIHIKNPPDAKPERISRLITRLEDGDIKIPVFQRQYVWNQRQVIELLESVYRGYPIGSLLFWLTKERLSAARDIGGFKLPDTKDQYPQNYVLDGQQRITTIYGVLMWQGDPDDDSVFDICFDLCHATPDKAFIPTPESPLPTHLRMNILFDTKKFRNFQLSLLQRHDADDLMGKADVLLETFREYSIPIVTVTEPTVEQVALIFERINSTGTKLTVFDLMIAATWSANFNLRSEFDGCIQDLAIKDYGDVSPVAMLQVLSAHISGSAKRDTILKLRSKTDRELQANMTEVREAMKRAVDFLTNELHVRSVGFLPYERQLVVMSHVFCKRPRLSVAARDVLRKWFWRTSFAERYRRGGEGLFDDDLKTVIDSFEDIALLTGFGNAPSAAAIQKTEFRKGAAIANGYVALLASAHPRNLTNGTAIDTARALSAYNRKEFHHIFPQAFLKNLGISSELTNSLANICMLSAEHNKVISDRRPSDYVAQMEADLGAEFLNVMESNLIPEAAIPFLKSDDFAGFLKARSEHITRSIERLI; translated from the coding sequence GTGCCCATCCACATCAAGAATCCGCCGGACGCCAAACCGGAACGGATCTCCCGGCTGATAACCCGGCTCGAAGACGGCGACATCAAGATCCCCGTTTTCCAGCGTCAGTACGTATGGAACCAGCGTCAGGTGATCGAACTGCTGGAAAGCGTGTACCGTGGCTACCCCATCGGCAGCCTGCTATTCTGGCTGACCAAAGAGCGGCTCAGCGCGGCCCGCGACATTGGGGGATTCAAGCTGCCTGACACAAAGGATCAATACCCGCAGAACTATGTACTCGATGGTCAACAACGGATCACGACCATCTACGGAGTTCTGATGTGGCAAGGTGACCCAGACGACGACAGTGTGTTCGACATCTGCTTCGACCTGTGCCACGCGACGCCTGACAAGGCATTCATCCCAACACCAGAATCGCCGCTTCCGACGCACCTGCGAATGAATATTCTGTTTGACACAAAAAAGTTCCGAAACTTCCAACTATCCTTACTGCAAAGACATGATGCCGATGATCTGATGGGAAAAGCAGACGTTCTCTTGGAAACATTCCGTGAGTACTCGATCCCAATTGTAACTGTCACGGAACCGACCGTCGAACAGGTAGCCCTAATCTTCGAGCGGATCAACAGCACCGGCACGAAGCTCACAGTGTTCGACCTAATGATCGCCGCAACTTGGAGCGCTAATTTCAACCTGCGTAGTGAGTTTGATGGGTGCATTCAAGACCTTGCTATCAAAGATTACGGAGACGTTTCCCCGGTGGCAATGCTCCAAGTATTATCGGCCCATATCTCTGGGAGCGCAAAACGCGACACGATTCTTAAACTTCGAAGCAAGACCGATAGAGAATTGCAAGCGAACATGACCGAAGTGCGGGAGGCAATGAAACGAGCGGTCGACTTTCTCACGAATGAGCTTCACGTACGTTCGGTAGGATTTCTACCCTACGAACGGCAACTAGTCGTCATGTCTCATGTATTCTGCAAACGCCCACGCCTGTCCGTCGCTGCTCGCGACGTGCTCCGGAAGTGGTTCTGGCGAACGTCATTCGCCGAGCGATATCGCCGCGGAGGCGAGGGTTTGTTCGATGACGATTTAAAAACCGTTATCGACTCATTTGAAGACATTGCACTACTGACTGGCTTTGGGAACGCACCGTCCGCGGCGGCTATTCAGAAGACCGAATTCCGAAAGGGAGCAGCAATCGCAAACGGTTACGTCGCGCTCCTCGCCTCGGCGCACCCGCGGAACCTGACGAATGGTACCGCCATCGACACGGCACGAGCACTGTCAGCGTACAATCGGAAAGAGTTTCACCACATCTTCCCGCAAGCGTTCCTAAAAAACCTCGGCATTTCTTCCGAGCTGACGAACTCACTCGCTAACATCTGCATGTTGAGCGCGGAACACAATAAGGTTATCTCCGATCGCAGGCCAAGCGATTACGTCGCGCAGATGGAGGCCGATCTCGGGGCAGAGTTCCTCAATGTTATGGAGAGCAATCTGATCCCGGAAGCAGCTATTCCGTTTCTCAAATCGGACGACTTTGCAGGTTTCCTGAAGGCTCGATCTGAGCATATTACACGATCCATCGAGCGATTGATTTAA
- a CDS encoding type I restriction endonuclease subunit R — MTVTRLVRWQELLGPFGRLTELMRDFVLFDGGVKKVPRVHQYFGIKEAQARVRQKQGGIIWHTQGSGKSIVMVLLAKWILEANSNARVAIVTDRDELDKQIEGVFTDAGETIHRTGSGRELLRQLGQATPRLLCSLVHKFGKKGEKGKRLSDAQFKQFITELGNQPCQTVGVLFVFVDECHRTESGRLNEVMKAVMRDAVFIGFTGTPLLKEDQKKSVEVFGSYIHTYKFSEAVEDDVVLDLVYEARDIDQALGSQERIDAWFDAKTKGLNDWQRDELKNKWGTMQSVLSSKGRMGRVVDDIVFDFSVKPRLSSERGNAILVASSIYEACKYFTLFRETPLRGKCAVVTSYNPQTQDVTLEETGANTRTDKQFIYDTYTELLKDVVAEPGMSKTETYEEVAKQRFMEEPAQMKLLIVVDKLLTGFDAPSCTYLYIDKSMRDHGLFQAICRTNRLDGEDKDFGYIVDYKDLFKRLINEKGTGALQVYSSELDNSAGGTDPKVLMQDRLKKGKERLDTAAEMLALLCEPVALPKGELEHIHYFCGNTEVPTDLKAREPQRVMLYKATAGFVRAYANIADELAPAGYSDADVSRLKGHLDHYLKVREVVRKASGEFLDLKPFEADMRHLIDKYIEASGPRKISPFDGVGLLDLIATTGAADAIDAQLGDIKGNGEAVAETIENNVRRKIIKEELTDPAYYAKMSALLDEIIAARKAKAIEYEEYLKQIAELAKLVRAGHGAETPAALDTPGKRALFSNLGQNETLALQLDGAVRAARQDAWRGVQAREQAVKAALYGVLKDVAEVERVFLIIKAQAEY, encoded by the coding sequence GTGACGGTGACGCGCTTGGTCCGGTGGCAAGAATTGCTCGGACCGTTTGGTCGGCTGACCGAGCTGATGCGCGACTTCGTGCTGTTCGACGGCGGGGTGAAGAAGGTGCCGCGGGTCCACCAGTACTTCGGCATCAAGGAGGCGCAGGCGCGCGTGCGCCAGAAGCAGGGCGGCATCATCTGGCACACGCAGGGGAGCGGGAAGAGCATCGTGATGGTGCTCCTCGCCAAGTGGATTCTGGAAGCCAACTCGAACGCCCGGGTCGCGATCGTCACCGACCGCGACGAACTGGACAAGCAGATCGAGGGCGTTTTCACGGACGCCGGGGAGACGATCCACCGCACCGGCAGCGGGCGCGAGCTGCTGCGGCAACTCGGGCAGGCGACCCCGCGGCTCCTGTGCTCGCTGGTCCACAAGTTCGGCAAGAAGGGGGAGAAGGGAAAGCGGCTGAGCGACGCCCAATTTAAGCAGTTCATTACCGAGCTGGGAAACCAGCCGTGCCAGACCGTCGGCGTGCTGTTCGTCTTCGTCGACGAATGCCACCGCACGGAAAGCGGTCGGCTCAACGAGGTCATGAAAGCCGTCATGAGGGACGCGGTTTTCATCGGCTTCACGGGCACGCCGTTGCTCAAAGAGGATCAGAAAAAGAGCGTCGAGGTCTTCGGCAGCTACATCCACACGTACAAGTTCAGCGAGGCGGTCGAGGACGACGTGGTGCTGGACCTCGTGTACGAGGCCCGCGACATCGACCAGGCCCTCGGCTCGCAAGAGCGGATCGACGCGTGGTTCGACGCCAAGACGAAGGGGCTCAACGACTGGCAGAGGGACGAGCTGAAGAACAAGTGGGGCACGATGCAAAGCGTGCTCAGCTCCAAGGGGCGCATGGGCCGCGTGGTCGACGACATCGTGTTCGACTTCAGCGTGAAGCCCCGGCTCTCCAGCGAGCGCGGCAACGCGATCCTGGTGGCGTCGAGCATCTACGAGGCGTGCAAGTACTTCACGCTGTTCCGGGAGACGCCGCTGCGGGGCAAGTGCGCGGTGGTCACGTCGTACAACCCGCAGACGCAGGACGTGACGCTGGAAGAGACCGGCGCGAACACCCGGACCGACAAGCAGTTCATTTACGACACCTACACGGAACTGCTCAAGGACGTCGTCGCCGAGCCCGGTATGAGCAAGACCGAGACCTACGAGGAGGTCGCCAAACAGCGGTTCATGGAGGAGCCGGCGCAGATGAAGCTCCTGATCGTGGTGGACAAGCTGCTCACCGGGTTCGACGCGCCGTCCTGCACGTACCTGTACATCGACAAGTCGATGCGGGACCACGGGCTGTTTCAGGCGATCTGCCGGACCAACCGCCTCGACGGCGAGGACAAGGATTTCGGCTACATCGTGGACTACAAAGACCTGTTCAAGCGGCTCATCAACGAGAAGGGGACGGGCGCGCTCCAGGTGTACAGTTCCGAACTCGACAACAGCGCCGGCGGGACCGACCCGAAGGTGCTGATGCAGGACCGGCTGAAGAAGGGGAAGGAGCGCCTGGACACCGCCGCCGAGATGCTGGCGCTGCTGTGCGAGCCGGTGGCGCTGCCGAAGGGCGAGCTGGAGCACATTCACTACTTCTGCGGCAACACCGAGGTGCCCACCGATCTGAAGGCCCGCGAGCCGCAGCGGGTCATGCTCTACAAGGCGACCGCCGGGTTCGTTCGCGCCTACGCCAACATCGCGGACGAACTGGCCCCGGCCGGCTACAGCGACGCGGACGTGTCCCGGCTCAAGGGGCACCTCGACCACTACCTGAAGGTCCGCGAGGTGGTCCGGAAGGCGAGCGGGGAGTTCCTCGACCTGAAGCCGTTCGAGGCCGACATGCGGCACCTCATCGACAAGTACATTGAGGCGTCCGGGCCGCGCAAGATTTCGCCGTTCGACGGCGTGGGGTTGCTGGACCTGATCGCGACGACCGGCGCGGCGGACGCGATCGACGCGCAGCTCGGCGACATCAAGGGGAACGGCGAGGCGGTGGCCGAAACGATCGAGAACAACGTCCGCCGCAAGATCATCAAGGAGGAACTGACGGACCCGGCGTACTACGCGAAGATGTCGGCGCTGCTGGACGAGATCATCGCGGCGCGCAAGGCCAAGGCGATCGAGTACGAGGAGTATTTGAAGCAGATCGCGGAGCTGGCGAAGCTGGTGCGGGCGGGCCACGGCGCCGAGACCCCGGCGGCGCTGGACACGCCGGGCAAGCGGGCGCTGTTCAGCAACCTGGGCCAGAACGAGACCCTGGCGCTGCAACTCGACGGCGCGGTACGGGCGGCCCGGCAGGACGCCTGGCGCGGCGTTCAGGCCCGCGAGCAGGCGGTGAAGGCGGCGCTGTACGGCGTGCTGAAGGACGTGGCCGAGGTGGAGCGGGTGTTCCTCATCATCAAGGCGCAGGCGGAGTACTGA
- a CDS encoding M48 family metallopeptidase encodes MGTQIQLGACTADVSFKSIKNVHLSVHPPAGRVSISAPARMSLDTVRVFALSKLPWIKQQQNRLRAQEREPPREYIDRESHYVWGRRYLMEVSEHEQPPVVALRHKKLVLQVRPGTDEARRRELLDGWYRERVRAAASELIARWEPVLGVKVGRVFVQRMKTRWGSCSPARGNIRLNTELAKKPRPCLEYIIVHEMVHLLEPTHNARFVALMDRFMPHWQARREALNRLPVRHETWSH; translated from the coding sequence ATGGGCACGCAGATCCAGCTCGGCGCCTGCACCGCCGACGTGTCGTTCAAGAGCATCAAGAACGTCCACCTGAGCGTCCACCCGCCGGCCGGGCGGGTGAGCATTTCCGCGCCCGCCCGCATGAGCCTGGACACCGTCCGCGTCTTCGCCCTTTCCAAGCTGCCGTGGATCAAGCAGCAACAGAACCGGCTGCGCGCGCAAGAGCGCGAGCCCCCGCGCGAGTACATCGACCGCGAGAGCCATTACGTCTGGGGCCGGCGGTACCTGATGGAGGTGAGCGAACACGAGCAGCCGCCGGTCGTCGCTTTGCGGCACAAAAAGTTGGTGCTTCAGGTGCGCCCGGGAACGGACGAAGCCCGGCGCCGCGAACTGCTGGACGGCTGGTACCGGGAGCGGGTGCGGGCCGCGGCGTCGGAACTGATCGCCCGGTGGGAGCCGGTGCTAGGGGTGAAGGTGGGGCGGGTGTTCGTGCAGCGGATGAAGACCCGGTGGGGCAGTTGCAGCCCCGCGCGGGGCAACATCCGGCTGAACACCGAACTCGCGAAGAAGCCGCGGCCGTGCCTGGAGTACATCATCGTTCACGAGATGGTTCACCTGCTGGAGCCGACCCACAACGCCCGGTTCGTGGCGCTGATGGACCGGTTCATGCCGCACTGGCAGGCCCGCCGCGAGGCGCTCAACCGCCTGCCCGTGCGGCACGAGACCTGGAGCCATTAA